One Idiomarina loihiensis L2TR genomic window carries:
- a CDS encoding GrxA family glutaredoxin — translation MFTVIFGRPGCPFCVRAVEVADKLKADMEDFDYRYVDIHAEGISKADLEKTVGKPVQTVPQIFVDEQHVGGFTEFEAYAKENLGLYTA, via the coding sequence ATGTTTACAGTCATTTTTGGACGTCCGGGTTGTCCTTTTTGTGTTCGTGCCGTAGAAGTTGCGGATAAATTAAAAGCCGATATGGAAGATTTTGATTATCGCTATGTCGACATTCACGCTGAAGGCATCAGCAAAGCTGACCTGGAAAAAACGGTAGGCAAGCCGGTACAAACGGTTCCTCAAATTTTTGTCGACGAACAACACGTTGGCGGCTTCACAGAATTTGAAGCCTACGCAAAAGAAAACTTAGGGCTTTACACTGCATAA
- the nrdB gene encoding class Ia ribonucleoside-diphosphate reductase subunit beta — protein sequence MSYSTFNQEQNNPLTEPMFLGNSVNVARYDQQKHSIFEKLIEKQISFFWRPEEIDVSRDRIDFNKLTASEKHVFISNLKYQTLLDSIQGRSPNIALLPIVSLPELETWIETWSFFETIHSRSYTHILRNLFSDPSEVFEDIVINEQIKIRANDISKYYDDLIFYTQLLQTHGEGDVVVEGKTHTVTQREIKKKLFLCINSVNALEAIRFYVSFACTFAFAERELMEGNAKIIKLIARDENVHLTSTQHILNLWQYGEDDPEMKEIAEELRDDAYEIFMTAVKQEKQWAHYLFKDGSMIGLNESMLCQYVEYIANLRMQAIGFDAPFENQRSNPLPWMNKYLVSDNVQVAPQESEITSYLVGQIDSEVNASDLGDFDL from the coding sequence ATGTCGTACTCAACCTTTAATCAAGAGCAGAATAACCCGTTAACGGAGCCTATGTTTTTAGGCAACTCCGTTAACGTTGCTCGCTACGACCAGCAAAAACACAGCATTTTTGAAAAGCTGATTGAAAAACAAATCAGCTTTTTCTGGCGACCTGAAGAAATCGATGTCAGCCGCGACCGCATCGACTTTAACAAGCTAACAGCCAGTGAAAAGCATGTGTTTATTTCTAACCTGAAGTATCAAACACTGTTAGATTCAATTCAGGGGCGTTCGCCGAATATCGCGTTACTGCCTATTGTTTCTCTTCCGGAACTGGAAACCTGGATTGAAACCTGGTCATTCTTTGAAACCATACATTCGCGCTCGTACACACATATTCTGCGTAATCTGTTTAGTGATCCCAGCGAAGTCTTTGAAGATATCGTCATTAACGAGCAAATTAAAATTCGCGCGAATGACATCTCCAAGTACTACGATGATCTTATTTTCTATACTCAGTTATTGCAGACGCACGGTGAAGGCGATGTCGTTGTTGAAGGCAAAACCCATACCGTAACGCAGCGGGAAATTAAGAAGAAACTATTCTTATGCATTAACTCGGTTAACGCGCTGGAAGCTATTCGTTTCTATGTCAGTTTCGCCTGCACGTTCGCTTTTGCAGAACGTGAGTTAATGGAAGGCAACGCAAAAATTATTAAGCTGATTGCCCGCGACGAAAACGTTCACCTGACATCGACACAGCACATTCTTAATTTGTGGCAATACGGCGAAGACGACCCGGAAATGAAAGAAATTGCCGAAGAACTGCGTGACGATGCCTATGAAATTTTCATGACTGCAGTGAAGCAGGAAAAACAGTGGGCGCACTACTTGTTTAAAGACGGCTCAATGATTGGCCTGAACGAGAGCATGCTCTGTCAGTACGTCGAATATATTGCGAACTTACGTATGCAGGCCATTGGCTTTGACGCACCGTTTGAGAACCAGCGTTCTAATCCACTACCGTGGATGAACAAATACCTGGTTTCAGACAACGTTCAGGTAGCGCCGCAGGAATCAGAAATTACCTCTTACCTTGTTGGTCAGATAGACAGCGAAGTTAATGCTTCCGACCTTGGGGACTTTGATCTCTAA
- the sbcB gene encoding exodeoxyribonuclease I, with protein MAQNEQETFYWHDYETWGANPLVDRPAQFAGLRTDTDFNVIGRPLTLYAQPTPDFLPNPEATLITGITPQLAAKQGVGEAEFSKAIANEFQKPNTTIIGYNNIRFDDEVTRLLFYRNFYDPYEYSWQNGNSRWDLIDVVRACFALRPDGINWPENSDGQPSLKLEHLSVANNIEHGQAHDAMSDVYATIGLAKLISEKQPKLWQWAYSIRRKQKLLNLFNWQAPEPLAHVSGFYGTANRYLSAILPLGFHPKQNSNVVAWDLRVPPMDFADKSVEELTELTYTSRRELEEQGLQKSGIQNIHLGRCPFLAPIKTISAEAADSAALDTAALETNAKWLQENSDFRDKLMQVFEQTKEFAPRTDVDHQIYDGFFSPQDKKHMEIIRSSEPHQLAGLELDFQDKRMPALLFRYRARNYPSTLSDKELNKWRLFCQQRLIEPPEGLLSAEGFALKLEDLANQHQEDAHKLRLLKSLYDYAASL; from the coding sequence ATGGCACAAAACGAACAAGAAACCTTTTACTGGCACGATTATGAGACATGGGGCGCTAACCCTTTAGTGGATCGCCCTGCACAGTTTGCCGGCTTACGCACAGACACTGATTTTAATGTTATCGGTCGGCCGTTAACGCTATACGCTCAGCCCACACCAGACTTTCTGCCGAATCCGGAAGCCACTTTAATTACTGGTATTACGCCGCAGCTTGCTGCGAAACAAGGTGTCGGTGAAGCGGAATTCAGCAAAGCCATAGCAAATGAGTTTCAAAAGCCCAATACCACCATTATTGGCTACAACAACATTCGTTTTGATGACGAAGTCACCCGTTTGCTGTTCTATCGCAACTTTTATGACCCTTACGAATACAGCTGGCAAAACGGCAATTCACGCTGGGACTTAATTGATGTCGTGCGAGCCTGTTTTGCGCTGCGCCCTGACGGTATTAACTGGCCGGAGAACTCTGACGGACAACCCAGTCTAAAACTGGAGCATTTGAGTGTTGCCAATAACATTGAGCATGGTCAGGCGCACGATGCTATGTCGGACGTTTATGCGACCATTGGTCTGGCAAAGCTCATTAGCGAAAAACAGCCGAAATTGTGGCAGTGGGCTTACAGTATTCGCCGTAAACAAAAGCTACTGAACCTGTTTAACTGGCAGGCACCGGAGCCTCTGGCACATGTCAGTGGTTTTTACGGTACGGCTAACCGCTATTTGTCGGCTATATTGCCGCTGGGTTTTCACCCTAAGCAAAATAGCAACGTTGTTGCCTGGGACCTGCGCGTTCCGCCCATGGATTTTGCCGATAAATCGGTAGAAGAATTAACGGAGCTAACCTACACGAGTCGTAGGGAACTGGAAGAGCAAGGCTTACAAAAGAGCGGCATACAAAATATTCACCTCGGTCGCTGTCCTTTCTTAGCGCCTATTAAAACTATTTCTGCTGAAGCTGCTGATAGTGCCGCGTTAGATACAGCCGCCCTGGAGACAAACGCTAAATGGTTACAGGAAAACAGCGACTTTCGCGACAAACTCATGCAGGTGTTTGAGCAGACCAAAGAATTTGCCCCCAGAACCGACGTTGATCACCAGATATACGACGGCTTTTTCTCTCCTCAGGATAAAAAGCATATGGAGATTATCCGTTCGTCAGAGCCACACCAACTGGCCGGTCTGGAACTGGATTTTCAGGACAAGCGTATGCCTGCACTGCTGTTTCGTTACCGGGCGCGAAACTACCCGTCAACTCTTAGCGATAAAGAACTAAATAAGTGGCGCCTGTTTTGTCAGCAACGTTTAATTGAGCCGCCAGAAGGCTTATTGTCCGCCGAGGGCTTCGCATTGAAGCTGGAGGATTTAGCAAATCAGCATCAGGAAGATGCGCATAAGCTGCGGTTGCTGAAATCACTGTATGACTACGCCGCATCTCTCTGA
- a CDS encoding GMC family oxidoreductase yields the protein MTTPHLSDANASFDYIIVGAGSAGCTLANRLTECGKFRVLLLEAGASHGGLFSDMPSGFARFMHSRKFNWLYRSHKEPQLTNPKGCYTPRGKMLGGSSGINAMIYTRGLSSDYNSWAAKGNVGWSYNDLLPYFIKSENNSRGASNYHGNSGPLTVSDVSPFYPVSKCFLEACSEFGLPPNPDFNGVHLEGHNSYQFTMKDGKRCSAYHAYLKPALKRNNLTVISGCLTERVAFSGIKATGVCYQQNGRRYIASARKEVILCAGAFNSPQILMRSGVGSASELAKFGIESVYDNPAVGKNLQEHVDVSIQCKNKMRDGLTLSPLGLIKLSVPFIQYILSSKGQLAHSLAEVGAFYRSSNEVKEPDIQAHLLPVMFNDSGYDWNPTLKHGFTCHVCLLRPESRGAVHLNPEDPMAKPQITYGFLSEKSDQKALLNGIRKALEILKQPALAKHNGGIMFPNPCLSDAELLEQIKSKTGLIYHPAGTCKMGPKNDTGAVVDPELKVIGVEKLRVIDASIMPTVISGNTNAPTIAIAEKGADLIKADALIH from the coding sequence ATGACTACGCCGCATCTCTCTGACGCTAACGCGTCGTTCGATTACATTATAGTCGGAGCCGGCTCTGCCGGTTGCACCCTTGCGAACAGACTCACAGAATGCGGCAAGTTTCGGGTGTTGTTACTAGAAGCCGGAGCATCACATGGTGGACTATTTTCTGACATGCCCTCAGGCTTTGCCCGCTTTATGCATAGCCGCAAATTTAACTGGCTTTACCGAAGCCATAAAGAGCCGCAACTGACTAACCCCAAAGGTTGTTATACACCGCGAGGGAAAATGCTGGGTGGCAGCAGCGGCATTAACGCCATGATTTATACTCGGGGGCTCTCCAGTGACTACAACTCCTGGGCAGCTAAAGGTAACGTCGGCTGGAGTTACAATGATTTATTGCCTTATTTTATAAAAAGTGAAAATAATAGTCGCGGTGCCTCAAACTACCATGGAAACAGCGGCCCCTTAACCGTATCCGATGTATCCCCCTTTTACCCGGTATCAAAATGTTTCTTAGAAGCCTGCAGCGAATTTGGTTTGCCGCCTAACCCCGACTTTAACGGCGTACACCTGGAAGGACACAATTCATACCAGTTCACAATGAAAGATGGGAAGCGTTGCAGTGCTTACCATGCCTACCTGAAGCCAGCACTGAAACGAAACAACTTGACGGTAATATCCGGATGCCTGACCGAGCGAGTGGCTTTTTCAGGGATAAAAGCGACCGGAGTCTGTTATCAGCAGAATGGTCGCCGATACATAGCCAGCGCAAGGAAAGAGGTTATCCTTTGTGCGGGGGCCTTTAACTCCCCCCAAATTCTCATGCGCTCCGGTGTTGGCTCTGCATCAGAGCTTGCAAAATTTGGAATAGAAAGCGTTTATGACAACCCGGCTGTCGGTAAGAACTTGCAGGAGCACGTGGACGTTAGCATACAATGTAAAAACAAAATGAGAGACGGCCTGACACTGAGTCCTCTGGGGTTAATCAAGCTCTCAGTACCTTTTATTCAATATATACTCTCTAGCAAAGGCCAGCTGGCACACTCACTTGCTGAAGTCGGAGCTTTTTACCGCTCATCGAATGAAGTTAAAGAACCGGACATTCAGGCTCATTTGTTGCCGGTCATGTTTAATGACAGCGGCTACGACTGGAACCCTACTTTAAAACACGGATTCACCTGTCATGTCTGCTTGTTACGCCCAGAATCACGTGGTGCAGTGCACCTAAACCCAGAAGACCCAATGGCTAAACCGCAAATTACTTATGGCTTTTTAAGCGAAAAGAGTGACCAGAAGGCCTTACTCAACGGTATAAGAAAAGCGTTAGAAATACTGAAGCAACCGGCTCTGGCAAAACATAATGGTGGGATCATGTTTCCCAATCCCTGCTTAAGCGACGCCGAACTTCTGGAGCAGATAAAATCCAAAACTGGGCTTATTTATCATCCTGCGGGGACTTGCAAGATGGGGCCTAAAAACGATACCGGGGCTGTTGTAGATCCTGAATTAAAAGTAATAGGTGTTGAGAAACTCAGAGTAATAGATGCATCCATTATGCCTACCGTTATCAGTGGTAACACCAACGCTCCTACTATCGCTATAGCTGAAAAAGGCGCCGACTTAATAAAAGCCGACGCCTTAATTCACTAA
- the hrpA gene encoding ATP-dependent RNA helicase HrpA, with product MSRQKSHDKSQSQPFVDKFQTQLEQCTTQQAALLRGRLRGLSKIKNEQRQQQVLERIAADIETAELAYLERQQQKFHISYPEELPVAQQRGDIKTAIEQNQVVVIAGETGSGKTTQLPKMLLELGYGRKGTIGHTQPRRLAARSVAARIGDELQDHAKKQVGYKIRFQDETAPTTAIKLMTDGMLLSELQQDPLLLQYDAIIIDEAHERSLNIDFLLGVLHTLLPKRRDLKVVITSATIETERFSKHFHDAPVLTVTGRTYPVEVRYRPPKEDGKAADEDVLQGVCEAVEELQRESEGDILIFASGEREIRDYADAIGDLQLRNTEVLPLYARLSSHEQNRVFQSHSQRRVVIATNVAETSLTVPGIRFVIDPGTVRMSRYSYRTKVQRLPIEPISQASANQRKGRCGRIGPGICIRLYSEEDFLQRPEYTDPEILRTNLAAVILQMSSLRLGDIRQFPFVQKPDERFVKDGLNLLEELHAIKPGRKNEQPKLTDTGRQLSRLPLDPRLARMVIAGQQYGCVREMLIITAALSIQDPRERPHDAQQKADEWHQRFRDKSSDFMAFLNLWNYVKEQQKALSGNQFRKQMGREFIHFMRLREWQDIYTQSRQTVREMGLSINEEPATFEQVHRALITGLLSQVGFKEDRHEYQGTRQTRFHIFPGSGLFGKPPKWVVTAELAETSKLYARINADIDPLWIEEAAPHLVKKQYLEPHFEKKQGSVIADEQVTLLGLILVPRRRVQFGPVSPVKAREIFIREGLVNSQLTRKLPFIQHNLKLIEDVQVLEAKSRRRDILVDEEVLFEAYDRAIPEGIYNEKLLAGWWHKAAKKEPKLLFFERDDLIAGETEHITENEYPEFWRQDNLRLPLSYHFEPNAEDDGVSVNIQLGILNQVKPEGFDWHIPALREERIAHLIKSLPKTLRRNFVPAPNFAGAIIADIEPLQGRLTDAMATKLRRMTGVTVPEESWDESSLPDHLRMNFKILDGKKLVNQGRDLQSLQQQLSGKVQQRLEKTAGDDISRERVDSWDFDDLPEIITERQQGFELKAYPGLINKGKGQVALQLFDNPEQAKKHHKAGVRELLLQQIPSPIKHLQKSLSNKAKLTMYFNPWGKVDALIADCIAAAVDGLIQEQIEQGNELREQKGFEQLKDIVRANLNDRVEQIALEVEQCLLLSQQVRKSLKGKIPLDQIQSRGDIQDQLDNLVFAGFVSAFGGERLSDIVRYLKAIQRRLEKLPVDPNKDRLMTLTLTNLEEQYKAAVKAYENKGSVVPDDVAEIRWMIEELRVSFFAQTLGTKYPVSEKRVKQAIEAAK from the coding sequence ATGAGTCGTCAAAAATCGCACGATAAATCACAAAGTCAGCCTTTTGTTGATAAATTTCAGACACAATTAGAGCAATGTACAACACAACAGGCCGCGCTTTTGCGCGGTCGTTTGCGTGGTCTGAGTAAAATTAAAAACGAGCAACGACAGCAGCAGGTGCTCGAGCGCATAGCCGCAGATATCGAGACTGCTGAGTTGGCGTATCTGGAGCGTCAGCAGCAAAAGTTTCATATCAGTTACCCCGAAGAGTTGCCGGTTGCCCAGCAGCGTGGTGACATTAAAACAGCCATTGAGCAGAATCAGGTGGTGGTCATTGCCGGCGAGACCGGTTCGGGTAAAACCACGCAGTTACCGAAAATGTTGCTGGAACTGGGGTATGGTCGCAAAGGTACCATCGGTCATACTCAGCCACGACGCCTGGCAGCTCGTAGCGTTGCTGCCCGTATTGGGGATGAGCTGCAGGATCACGCGAAAAAGCAGGTGGGTTATAAAATCCGCTTTCAGGATGAGACCGCACCGACTACGGCAATAAAACTAATGACCGACGGTATGCTGTTATCCGAACTGCAGCAAGACCCTCTGCTACTGCAATACGACGCCATTATTATTGATGAAGCGCATGAGCGCAGTCTGAACATCGACTTCTTGCTGGGTGTTCTGCATACGCTGCTGCCCAAACGCCGTGATCTTAAAGTTGTTATTACCTCAGCGACTATTGAAACCGAACGTTTCTCCAAACACTTTCACGATGCCCCTGTATTGACGGTAACCGGGCGAACCTATCCGGTTGAAGTCCGGTATCGTCCGCCTAAAGAAGATGGCAAAGCTGCTGATGAAGACGTATTGCAGGGTGTTTGTGAGGCGGTGGAAGAGCTGCAACGTGAAAGTGAAGGCGATATTCTTATTTTTGCCAGCGGTGAGCGCGAAATCCGCGATTACGCTGACGCTATTGGTGACTTGCAACTGCGCAATACCGAAGTGTTACCCTTGTATGCGCGTTTGTCGTCGCACGAGCAGAACCGTGTATTTCAGTCGCACAGTCAGCGCCGGGTGGTTATTGCCACCAACGTAGCAGAAACCTCATTAACCGTGCCGGGCATACGCTTTGTAATTGACCCGGGCACAGTGCGCATGAGCCGTTACAGTTACCGCACTAAAGTGCAGCGCTTACCTATTGAGCCAATTTCACAGGCCAGCGCCAACCAGCGTAAGGGGCGTTGTGGCCGTATTGGTCCGGGTATTTGTATTCGCTTATACAGTGAAGAGGACTTTTTGCAGCGTCCGGAATATACCGACCCGGAAATTCTCCGTACCAATTTGGCGGCGGTGATACTGCAAATGTCGTCGTTGCGTCTGGGTGATATTCGTCAGTTTCCTTTCGTACAAAAGCCCGACGAACGCTTTGTTAAAGACGGTTTGAACTTATTGGAAGAGCTGCATGCCATTAAACCCGGGCGTAAAAATGAACAACCGAAATTAACAGATACAGGACGACAGCTGTCACGGCTGCCTCTGGATCCGCGACTGGCCAGAATGGTCATAGCTGGACAGCAATATGGTTGTGTCCGTGAAATGCTGATAATTACCGCGGCTCTGAGTATTCAGGACCCGCGTGAACGGCCACACGATGCGCAGCAAAAAGCCGATGAATGGCACCAGCGTTTTCGTGACAAGAGCTCTGACTTTATGGCGTTTCTCAATTTATGGAACTACGTCAAAGAGCAGCAGAAGGCCTTGTCAGGGAATCAGTTCCGTAAGCAAATGGGTCGTGAGTTTATTCATTTTATGCGCTTGCGTGAGTGGCAGGATATTTACACGCAGAGCCGACAAACGGTTCGGGAAATGGGGTTATCCATTAATGAAGAACCTGCCACTTTCGAGCAAGTACACAGGGCTTTAATTACTGGCTTATTGTCTCAGGTGGGCTTTAAAGAAGACCGACACGAATATCAGGGAACACGGCAAACGCGTTTTCATATTTTCCCGGGCTCAGGTTTGTTTGGTAAACCGCCCAAGTGGGTTGTTACTGCTGAACTGGCGGAAACTTCAAAATTGTATGCGCGTATTAATGCCGATATTGACCCGCTGTGGATAGAAGAAGCCGCGCCACACTTAGTGAAAAAACAATACCTTGAGCCTCATTTTGAGAAGAAGCAAGGCAGTGTTATTGCCGATGAGCAGGTCACGTTACTGGGACTTATTCTGGTACCCAGAAGACGTGTCCAGTTTGGTCCGGTTTCACCGGTTAAAGCCCGGGAGATATTCATTCGCGAAGGGCTGGTTAATTCACAGCTAACGCGCAAGCTGCCTTTTATTCAACACAACTTAAAGTTGATAGAAGATGTTCAGGTGCTGGAGGCGAAGTCACGGCGGCGCGATATTCTGGTGGATGAAGAGGTGCTGTTCGAGGCTTATGACCGCGCCATACCCGAAGGCATCTATAACGAAAAGTTGCTGGCAGGCTGGTGGCATAAGGCGGCCAAAAAAGAGCCTAAACTGCTGTTTTTTGAGCGTGACGACCTTATCGCCGGTGAGACCGAACACATTACCGAAAATGAGTACCCGGAGTTTTGGCGACAAGATAACTTGCGATTGCCGTTAAGTTACCATTTTGAGCCTAACGCTGAAGACGACGGTGTCAGTGTGAATATTCAGCTGGGTATTCTGAATCAGGTGAAGCCCGAAGGTTTCGACTGGCATATTCCTGCATTACGCGAGGAGCGTATTGCTCACTTAATTAAGTCGCTGCCAAAAACCTTACGCCGTAATTTTGTACCGGCGCCTAACTTCGCTGGCGCGATTATAGCCGATATTGAGCCGTTGCAAGGGCGCTTAACCGACGCTATGGCGACTAAGTTACGGCGTATGACCGGCGTAACCGTTCCGGAAGAAAGCTGGGATGAGTCTTCGCTGCCTGATCATTTACGTATGAACTTTAAGATTCTTGACGGCAAGAAACTGGTGAATCAGGGGCGCGATCTGCAAAGCCTTCAACAGCAATTGTCGGGTAAAGTGCAGCAGCGGCTGGAGAAAACCGCCGGTGACGATATTAGTCGTGAGCGCGTCGATAGCTGGGACTTCGATGATTTACCTGAAATCATCACCGAACGTCAGCAAGGTTTTGAGCTGAAGGCGTATCCGGGCTTAATTAATAAAGGCAAAGGACAGGTTGCGCTGCAGTTATTCGATAACCCGGAGCAGGCTAAGAAGCATCATAAAGCCGGTGTACGGGAATTGTTATTGCAGCAAATACCGTCACCTATTAAGCATTTACAGAAGTCACTGTCGAATAAAGCCAAGTTGACTATGTACTTTAACCCCTGGGGTAAAGTGGATGCGTTAATAGCCGACTGTATAGCAGCGGCGGTAGACGGCCTCATTCAGGAACAGATTGAGCAGGGCAATGAGCTCCGTGAACAAAAGGGCTTTGAGCAATTAAAAGATATTGTTCGTGCTAATTTGAATGATCGTGTTGAACAAATAGCACTGGAAGTTGAACAGTGCCTGCTATTGTCACAACAGGTTAGAAAGTCTCTTAAAGGTAAAATTCCACTGGATCAAATCCAGTCCCGGGGCGATATTCAGGACCAACTGGATAACTTAGTGTTCGCCGGATTTGTCTCTGCTTTTGGTGGGGAGCGTTTGAGTGACATTGTGCGTTATTTAAAAGCTATTCAACGTCGGCTAGAAAAACTGCCGGTTGACCCGAATAAAGACAGGTTAATGACACTGACTCTGACAAATCTGGAAGAGCAGTATAAAGCAGCGGTGAAAGCGTATGAAAATAAAGGCTCGGTGGTTCCGGATGACGTTGCTGAAATTCGCTGGATGATTGAGGAGCTGCGAGTGTCATTCTTCGCGCAGACGCTGGGAACGAAGTATCCGGTGTCAGAAAAGCGGGTTAAACAAGCAATAGAGGCGGCTAAATAG
- a CDS encoding isoaspartyl peptidase/L-asparaginase family protein — protein sequence MKKFYLSAVLATAAFGSLLPAVQADDHDVEYAMAIHGGAGTITRANLTAEQEQAYKDKLTEALEAGRKILKEGGDSTTAVIAAIQVMEASPLFNSGKGAVYTWDGEHELDASLMEGLNGNAGAVAGVKTVKSPIELAREVMEESVHVMLSGEGAELFSRQQGLEQVENSYFNTEHRYQQLQKAKETIKKSEQPEQQAWEYLDLDYKYGTVGAVAVDKNGLLSAGTSTGGMTAKRYGRIGDSPIIGAGTWADNDSCAVSATGHGEYFIRFHVAADICSRVKYKGLSVSEAGDEVIHGVLEQAGGTGGVIIIDAEGNIAMPFNTEGMYRGYIKGEGDAHIAIYNEDE from the coding sequence ATGAAAAAGTTTTACTTATCTGCAGTACTTGCCACCGCTGCGTTTGGATCGCTATTACCAGCCGTACAGGCGGATGATCATGATGTTGAATACGCAATGGCCATTCATGGTGGAGCGGGTACTATTACTCGCGCGAATTTAACTGCCGAACAAGAGCAAGCCTACAAAGATAAACTGACGGAAGCTTTAGAGGCTGGGCGTAAGATATTGAAAGAAGGCGGTGACAGCACCACAGCAGTTATTGCGGCTATTCAGGTAATGGAAGCGTCGCCGCTGTTTAACTCTGGCAAAGGTGCGGTTTATACCTGGGATGGAGAACATGAGCTGGATGCTTCGTTAATGGAAGGTCTGAACGGCAATGCCGGGGCCGTTGCTGGCGTGAAAACGGTAAAAAGCCCAATAGAACTGGCTCGCGAGGTAATGGAAGAGTCGGTACACGTCATGCTAAGTGGTGAAGGCGCAGAGCTGTTTTCCCGTCAACAAGGCCTGGAGCAGGTAGAGAACAGCTACTTTAATACAGAGCACCGTTATCAGCAGCTACAGAAAGCCAAAGAAACCATTAAGAAAAGTGAACAGCCAGAGCAACAAGCCTGGGAGTATCTGGATTTAGACTACAAATACGGTACCGTCGGTGCTGTGGCCGTTGATAAAAACGGTTTATTAAGTGCAGGTACGTCAACCGGCGGCATGACAGCCAAACGTTATGGTAGAATAGGCGATTCCCCCATTATTGGCGCCGGTACCTGGGCGGATAACGACAGCTGTGCGGTGTCTGCGACTGGACACGGTGAATATTTTATTCGCTTCCACGTGGCGGCTGATATCTGCTCACGGGTTAAGTATAAAGGGCTTTCGGTAAGTGAAGCCGGCGATGAAGTCATTCACGGTGTGCTGGAACAAGCGGGTGGTACCGGAGGCGTTATTATTATTGACGCAGAAGGCAATATTGCTATGCCATTTAATACCGAAGGTATGTATCGTGGCTATATTAAGGGCGAAGGTGATGCCCATATTGCTATTTATAACGAGGATGAATAA
- the yfaE gene encoding class I ribonucleotide reductase maintenance protein YfaE, translated as MANTFKVTVNGGPELAVDATEGTLLEALEKHQLEMHYHCRSGFCGACRSTLKSGKVRYTTEPLAYVRKGDILPCCCVPESDLDIDH; from the coding sequence ATGGCTAACACCTTTAAAGTCACTGTCAACGGTGGGCCCGAACTTGCCGTTGACGCGACTGAAGGCACCTTACTCGAGGCCTTAGAAAAGCATCAGTTAGAAATGCACTACCACTGCCGCAGTGGTTTTTGTGGTGCCTGCCGTAGCACCCTAAAGTCCGGTAAAGTCCGTTATACAACAGAACCTCTGGCTTATGTCAGAAAAGGCGACATTCTGCCCTGCTGTTGTGTCCCGGAGTCAGATCTGGACATTGACCACTAA